A genomic region of Chlorobaculum parvum NCIB 8327 contains the following coding sequences:
- a CDS encoding uridine kinase family protein, producing the protein MLGDVLLINDQHKSAAKAILERLLADMKQPESGQAGSKFVVAISGESGAGKSEISHSLAILLKALNIRVKILHTDNYYRVHPLERREHRISSNYEVVGVDEYDWDTLHQNIEDFRNNRRVTVPCIDIITDDVDQLVTDFSKIQVLVIDGLYAIRTEGVDLRVFIDLTYHETKLSQLLRCKEPTDGYRWSVLEREHHHVRSLMPLADLHVDKNYQVFDPKPQQGIHVKTP; encoded by the coding sequence ATGCTCGGAGACGTTTTACTCATCAACGATCAGCACAAATCAGCAGCCAAAGCCATTCTCGAACGACTGCTGGCAGATATGAAGCAGCCAGAGAGTGGGCAGGCGGGCAGCAAGTTCGTCGTCGCCATTTCGGGCGAATCGGGAGCCGGGAAATCGGAGATCTCCCATTCGCTTGCCATTCTGCTCAAGGCGCTGAACATTCGCGTCAAAATTCTGCATACCGACAATTATTACCGCGTTCATCCGCTTGAACGGCGCGAACACCGGATCAGCAGCAATTATGAAGTCGTCGGCGTTGATGAGTATGATTGGGATACGCTCCATCAGAACATCGAGGATTTCCGAAACAACCGCAGGGTAACCGTGCCCTGCATCGACATCATAACCGACGATGTCGATCAACTGGTCACCGATTTCAGCAAGATTCAGGTGCTCGTGATCGACGGGCTGTATGCCATCAGAACAGAAGGCGTCGACCTGCGGGTGTTCATCGACCTGACCTATCACGAAACGAAGCTGAGCCAGTTGCTTCGCTGCAAGGAGCCGACCGATGGCTACCGCTGGAGTGTACTCGAACGGGAACACCATCACGTGCGCTCGCTGATGCCTCTGGCCGATCTGCATGTGGATAAAAACTATCAGGTGTTCGACCCGAAACCGCAGCAGGGAATCCATGTGAAAACGCCCTGA
- a CDS encoding MIP/aquaporin family protein: protein MTQIAPNFLDPRHEWKRIFAEVWGTFLLVLVAAGGPVAAVSSGNHAGDALLPVAPGLMVMAIIYFMGTVSGAHLNPAVTIAFAMRRNFPWVRVPGYIIAQIAGGGLAALFLGFMFGNAAVAPGMTLPGHEVTPVKAVLMEMVLTAALVNTILGTSSGARNIGTNGAIAVGGYIALAGMWAAPISGASMNPVRSLAPALVCGDTALAWVYVAGPLAGALIGVAFEWILKGPPTTAGTIAAQGTLDIDETGT from the coding sequence ATGACGCAGATCGCGCCGAACTTTCTCGATCCAAGGCACGAGTGGAAGCGGATTTTCGCCGAGGTGTGGGGCACTTTTCTGCTGGTGCTCGTGGCGGCTGGCGGCCCGGTTGCGGCGGTCAGTTCCGGCAACCATGCCGGCGATGCGCTTCTGCCGGTTGCGCCCGGCCTGATGGTGATGGCGATCATCTACTTCATGGGCACGGTGAGTGGTGCGCACCTCAACCCGGCAGTGACCATCGCGTTCGCCATGCGCCGGAACTTCCCTTGGGTGCGCGTGCCCGGCTACATCATCGCGCAGATCGCTGGCGGCGGGCTGGCCGCGCTTTTTCTCGGCTTCATGTTTGGCAACGCCGCCGTCGCGCCGGGCATGACCCTGCCGGGCCATGAGGTGACGCCGGTGAAGGCGGTTTTGATGGAAATGGTGCTGACCGCCGCGCTGGTGAACACCATTCTCGGCACCTCGTCTGGCGCACGGAACATCGGAACCAACGGCGCGATTGCGGTCGGCGGCTACATTGCGCTCGCAGGCATGTGGGCCGCTCCGATCAGCGGAGCCTCGATGAATCCCGTGCGCTCGCTCGCGCCTGCGCTGGTGTGCGGCGACACGGCGCTCGCCTGGGTCTACGTCGCAGGGCCGCTTGCCGGTGCGTTGATCGGCGTGGCTTTCGAGTGGATTCTCAAAGGTCCGCCCACCACTGCCGGAACCATCGCCGCCCAGGGCACGCTCGACATCGACGAGACGGGCACGTAG
- a CDS encoding Fur family transcriptional regulator, producing the protein MKQTGSDTIAKVEALFKSYMKEEGLRCTQERLSVLREIYRSNTHLDADELFVRLREQGVGISRATVYHTLDLLFRYNLVTKIDLGHKHTHYEKSWGVADHLHIICLKCGKVSEATSTELAGMMEKLCTEHGYSLGSFSLQLFGECIDKEACVRRVDEKHNENA; encoded by the coding sequence GTGAAACAAACGGGCAGCGACACGATCGCGAAGGTCGAAGCGCTTTTCAAATCGTACATGAAGGAGGAGGGGCTCCGGTGCACCCAGGAGCGCCTGAGCGTGCTGCGGGAAATCTACCGCTCCAACACGCACCTCGACGCCGACGAGCTGTTTGTCCGGCTTCGCGAGCAAGGCGTGGGCATCTCGCGCGCCACGGTTTATCACACCCTCGATCTGCTGTTCCGGTACAACCTCGTCACCAAGATCGACCTCGGCCACAAGCACACGCACTACGAAAAATCGTGGGGTGTCGCCGACCACCTGCACATCATCTGCCTCAAGTGCGGCAAGGTTTCGGAGGCCACGAGCACGGAACTTGCCGGCATGATGGAAAAGCTCTGCACCGAGCACGGATACTCGCTCGGCAGCTTCAGCCTGCAGCTCTTCGGCGAGTGCATTGACAAGGAGGCCTGCGTCCGGAGGGTCGACGAGAAACACAACGAGAACGCCTGA
- a CDS encoding nitroreductase family protein: MNETISTILRRRSVRAYRPDPVGEAELDLMLEAARHAPTAMNQQPWHFTVIRNRELLDDLEEHCITAFIESKNSALREVAKMAGFSVFYRAPMLVIISGDPDALAPQNDCTLAMENMMIAATSLGIGSCWTNAVMMYYATDKGKAAFEELGVTFPEGYQPYAAAAFGYPAEPYPETPPKKANCVTILD; the protein is encoded by the coding sequence ATGAACGAAACCATCAGCACCATTCTCAGGCGGCGCAGCGTGCGCGCCTACCGTCCCGATCCGGTCGGTGAAGCTGAACTCGACCTCATGCTCGAAGCTGCCCGCCATGCGCCCACCGCCATGAACCAGCAACCCTGGCACTTCACGGTCATCCGCAACCGAGAACTCCTCGATGATCTTGAAGAGCACTGCATCACCGCATTCATCGAATCAAAGAACAGCGCCCTGAGAGAAGTCGCAAAAATGGCCGGTTTCAGCGTCTTCTACCGCGCCCCGATGCTCGTGATCATCTCAGGTGACCCCGATGCCCTTGCCCCGCAGAACGACTGCACGCTGGCGATGGAAAACATGATGATCGCCGCCACCTCGCTCGGCATCGGCAGTTGCTGGACCAACGCCGTCATGATGTATTACGCCACCGACAAAGGCAAAGCTGCATTCGAAGAGCTCGGCGTCACCTTCCCCGAAGGCTACCAGCCCTACGCCGCAGCCGCATTCGGCTACCCGGCGGAACCGTACCCGGAAACTCCGCCCAAAAAAGCCAACTGCGTCACCATCCTGGACTGA
- a CDS encoding radical SAM/SPASM domain-containing protein, whose translation MAGKWHVPYAVLFLTNNCNLACSYCFASRSGQAAMSKRTAERSVEWLFENTEGFPENPLILSFFGGEPLLEFDLLKSVVAHTDTLSQKHGKSMIFSVTTNGTLLTAEMLDFMEQHNISMLFSIDGNRKTNDRFRLKKNGSSPFDTLCANAEKTLQRFPKTAARMTITPESVESVFDNIIFLDQLGFSFISPCVALELFQDHDSWHTFDVQCRKAAQYVIEKASLGEYLHLHFLDNGIEQIVDDHQVDVACGAGKTFVGIDVEGAIYPCHRFVTYAGADKEKFKLGDVFKGIDPVRTLPFRRYDRTHILGCYTRCDQCPAKDFCAGGCIALHQEINGLFTMPLLQQQKLMTIWHSICLETIEAFKAMGRYDFLMEKIKMKPKSFVPVND comes from the coding sequence ATGGCTGGCAAATGGCATGTGCCGTATGCGGTGCTGTTTCTGACCAATAACTGCAATCTGGCATGCAGCTACTGTTTTGCCAGCAGAAGTGGCCAAGCGGCCATGTCGAAGCGTACCGCAGAACGTTCGGTCGAGTGGCTATTTGAAAACACTGAAGGCTTTCCTGAAAATCCGCTCATTCTCTCCTTTTTTGGTGGGGAGCCGTTGCTTGAATTCGACTTGCTGAAAAGCGTTGTTGCACATACCGACACCCTGTCACAGAAGCATGGAAAGTCGATGATCTTTTCTGTGACCACCAATGGCACACTACTGACTGCCGAGATGCTCGACTTTATGGAGCAGCATAATATCAGTATGCTTTTCAGTATTGACGGAAACCGTAAGACCAATGACAGGTTTCGCCTGAAGAAGAACGGTTCAAGTCCGTTCGATACGCTTTGCGCTAATGCCGAAAAGACACTTCAACGCTTTCCGAAGACTGCTGCCCGGATGACGATCACCCCTGAAAGTGTGGAATCGGTTTTTGACAATATCATCTTTCTCGACCAGTTAGGCTTTAGCTTCATTTCCCCCTGTGTGGCACTTGAACTTTTTCAGGATCATGATTCCTGGCATACCTTCGATGTGCAGTGCCGCAAGGCGGCTCAGTATGTAATTGAAAAAGCCTCGTTAGGGGAGTACCTGCACCTTCATTTCCTTGATAACGGCATCGAGCAGATCGTGGATGATCATCAGGTCGATGTGGCATGTGGCGCGGGCAAGACCTTTGTTGGTATTGATGTAGAGGGAGCAATCTATCCCTGCCATCGCTTTGTAACCTATGCCGGTGCAGACAAAGAGAAATTCAAACTCGGTGACGTTTTCAAGGGCATCGATCCGGTCAGAACCCTGCCGTTCCGCCGTTATGACAGAACCCATATTCTTGGATGCTATACCCGGTGCGATCAGTGTCCGGCAAAGGATTTCTGTGCAGGTGGCTGCATCGCCCTTCACCAGGAGATCAACGGACTGTTCACCATGCCATTGTTGCAGCAGCAGAAGCTGATGACCATTTGGCACAGCATCTGCCTTGAAACCATCGAAGCTTTCAAAGCAATGGGGCGTTATGATTTTCTGATGGAAAAAATCAAGATGAAACCAAAATCTTTCGTGCCGGTCAACGATTAA
- a CDS encoding tetratricopeptide repeat protein, with protein sequence MIKLVKTGILVNAIALTLAMPSVLNAAPTKAIINGSGNIVTDGDVNVYHGASKQQHGEVMREIRKLKQLALQQNTKAAKSNPAFLRIVQNIYKKPYEALTEREHITLWDNVQKALERAEKAERDFELVKQETASAQLKSLFPKIEAARDNFDYDQVNRLLAEFRNKHAELRQDLARVDYLQGQNYELQINYPEAERYYKKAAATEDENPLYLDAHATILWKMGRYDEAEPLFRRALAIDKKALGPNHPNVAIRLNNLANLLADQGNYRDAEPLYRRALAIREKSLGPNHPDVANTLNNLAVLLGNKSRYDEAEPLYRRALAIREKSLGPNHPGVATTLNNLAALLDNKSRYDEAEPLYRRALAIREKSLGPNHPDVANTLNNLAVLLDNKSRYDEAEPLYRRAIAIDEKALGPNHPDVANTLNNLAVLLGNKSRYDEAEPLYRRAIAIDEKALGPNHPGVATTLNNLAVLLGNKSRYDEAEPLYRRALAIREKSLGPNHPDVANTLHNLAALLDNKSRYDEAEPLYRRALAIREKSLGPNHPGVATTLNNLAVLLGNKSRYDEAEPLYRRALAIREKSLGPNHPDVANTLNNLAVLLGNKSRYDEAEPLYRRAIAIDEKALGPNHPKTILHRNNLNALLEQKKTAK encoded by the coding sequence ATGATAAAACTGGTCAAAACTGGCATTCTTGTCAACGCGATAGCACTCACGCTCGCAATGCCATCCGTCCTGAATGCCGCCCCGACAAAAGCCATTATCAATGGAAGCGGCAATATCGTTACGGACGGAGATGTCAATGTGTATCATGGCGCAAGCAAACAGCAGCATGGGGAAGTCATGCGGGAGATTCGCAAACTCAAGCAGCTTGCGCTTCAGCAAAACACAAAAGCAGCAAAAAGCAATCCGGCCTTTTTACGGATTGTTCAGAACATCTACAAAAAGCCGTATGAAGCGCTGACCGAACGGGAGCACATCACACTTTGGGATAATGTTCAGAAAGCTCTCGAACGCGCTGAAAAAGCTGAACGGGATTTTGAGCTGGTCAAACAAGAAACAGCCAGCGCTCAGTTGAAATCACTATTTCCAAAAATCGAAGCCGCGCGGGACAACTTCGACTACGACCAGGTCAACCGCCTGCTGGCAGAGTTCCGCAACAAGCACGCGGAGTTGCGCCAGGACCTCGCCAGAGTGGACTACCTGCAAGGCCAGAACTACGAACTGCAAATCAACTACCCGGAAGCCGAACGCTACTACAAAAAAGCCGCCGCCACCGAGGACGAAAACCCGCTCTATCTCGATGCCCATGCAACCATACTCTGGAAAATGGGGCGATACGACGAAGCCGAGCCGCTCTTTCGACGCGCTCTCGCTATCGACAAAAAAGCCCTCGGCCCCAATCATCCGAACGTAGCAATTCGCCTGAACAATCTGGCGAATTTGCTGGCCGATCAGGGCAACTACCGCGACGCTGAACCGCTCTACCGACGCGCTCTCGCTATCAGGGAGAAATCACTCGGCCCCAATCACCCGGACGTTGCCAACACACTCAACAATCTGGCGGTTTTACTAGGCAATAAAAGCAGATACGATGAAGCCGAACCGCTTTACCGACGCGCTCTCGCTATCAGGGAGAAATCACTCGGCCCCAATCATCCTGGTGTTGCCACCACACTCAACAATCTGGCGGCTTTACTAGACAATAAAAGCAGATACGATGAAGCCGAACCGCTTTACCGACGCGCTCTCGCTATCAGGGAGAAATCACTCGGCCCCAATCACCCGGACGTTGCCAACACACTCAACAATCTGGCGGTTTTACTAGACAATAAAAGCAGATACGATGAAGCCGAACCGCTTTACCGACGCGCCATCGCTATCGACGAAAAAGCGCTCGGCCCCAATCACCCGGACGTTGCCAACACACTCAACAATCTGGCGGTTTTACTAGGCAATAAAAGCAGATACGATGAAGCCGAACCGCTTTACCGACGCGCCATCGCTATCGACGAAAAAGCGCTCGGCCCCAATCATCCTGGTGTTGCCACCACACTCAACAATCTGGCGGTTTTACTAGGCAATAAAAGCAGATACGATGAAGCCGAACCGCTTTACCGACGCGCTCTCGCTATCAGGGAGAAATCACTCGGCCCCAATCACCCGGACGTTGCCAACACACTCCACAATCTGGCGGCTTTACTAGACAATAAAAGCAGATACGATGAAGCCGAACCGCTTTACCGACGCGCTCTCGCTATCAGGGAGAAATCACTCGGCCCCAATCATCCTGGTGTTGCCACCACACTCAACAATCTGGCGGTTTTACTAGGCAATAAAAGCAGATACGATGAAGCCGAACCGCTTTACCGACGCGCTCTCGCTATCAGGGAGAAATCACTCGGCCCCAATCACCCGGACGTTGCCAACACACTCAACAATCTGGCGGTTTTACTAGGCAATAAAAGCAGATACGATGAAGCCGAACCGCTTTACCGACGCGCCATCGCTATCGACGAAAAAGCGCTCGGCCCCAATCATCCGAAAACAATACTGCACAGAAACAACCTCAACGCTTTGCTTGAACAGAAAAAAACCGCGAAGTAA
- the mreB gene encoding rod shape-determining protein: MCIKDQGIVVNEPTIVAVESESGELLAFGHDALNMHQKMHPGIQTIMPISKGIIGDYENVQKLFRELLHHVKPRILFGIHRLVISIPYGITEVGKRAFFDMAEHLGAKEAYLVLEPIAAAIGAGINPFEPVASLIVNLGAGTTQITVISLGGVVSGESLSISGNQINNAIIESLREKNNLAISEYAAEHIKLNITTTDRPDRESRLTVKGFNLLTGFPDTQEVSTVELREIITTSLQEVVTAIKKCIEVLADKPDVAVDILERGIYLTGGGALLAGIDKKIQSETGLNVTICEEPQTTVSKGLCTILNNFELYRPVLIDNKKKHKP, encoded by the coding sequence ATGTGCATAAAGGATCAGGGAATCGTTGTCAATGAGCCGACGATTGTCGCTGTTGAAAGTGAATCCGGCGAGCTGCTTGCTTTTGGACACGATGCGCTCAACATGCACCAGAAAATGCATCCGGGCATCCAGACCATCATGCCGATAAGCAAAGGCATCATAGGTGATTACGAGAATGTGCAGAAACTCTTCAGGGAACTGCTGCACCATGTCAAACCCAGGATTCTCTTTGGCATTCACCGGCTTGTGATAAGCATACCTTACGGCATAACCGAAGTCGGAAAGCGCGCTTTCTTCGATATGGCCGAACATCTGGGGGCAAAAGAGGCCTATCTGGTTCTTGAGCCGATAGCCGCGGCAATAGGCGCCGGCATCAACCCGTTCGAGCCGGTCGCAAGCCTGATTGTCAACTTGGGAGCCGGCACCACGCAGATCACCGTCATCTCGCTTGGGGGCGTTGTCTCTGGAGAATCGCTTTCCATTTCAGGCAACCAGATCAATAATGCGATCATCGAGAGCCTGAGAGAGAAAAACAATCTGGCCATCAGTGAATATGCCGCCGAACATATCAAACTGAACATCACCACCACCGACAGGCCTGACCGGGAAAGCCGGTTGACCGTCAAAGGCTTCAACCTGCTGACCGGCTTTCCTGATACGCAGGAGGTGAGTACCGTGGAACTCCGGGAGATCATAACAACCTCCCTGCAGGAGGTCGTAACGGCAATCAAAAAGTGCATCGAAGTCCTTGCCGACAAGCCTGATGTCGCCGTTGACATCCTCGAACGCGGCATCTATCTGACGGGAGGCGGCGCGCTGTTGGCCGGCATCGACAAGAAAATCCAGTCCGAAACCGGGCTGAATGTCACCATCTGCGAAGAACCCCAGACCACGGTCAGCAAGGGCTTGTGCACGATTTTGAACAATTTCGAACTTTACCGCCCTGTTCTTATCGACAACAAAAAAAAGCATAAACCGTAA
- a CDS encoding DMT family transporter, which yields MPWLYLILAIVAEVSGTTSMKLSEGFTKPLPSAMIFVFYALSLTFLTLTLRTMPIGFAYAIWSALGTALITAIGVLWFGEGMNTLKVVSLILVIVGIAGLHFSQEIMK from the coding sequence ATGCCCTGGCTCTACCTCATCCTCGCCATCGTCGCCGAAGTCTCCGGCACCACCAGCATGAAGCTCTCGGAGGGCTTCACCAAACCGCTGCCATCAGCAATGATTTTCGTTTTTTACGCCCTGAGTCTTACTTTCCTCACGCTGACGCTCAGGACGATGCCCATCGGCTTCGCCTACGCTATCTGGTCGGCGCTCGGCACGGCACTCATCACGGCGATTGGCGTACTCTGGTTCGGCGAGGGAATGAACACGCTCAAGGTAGTCTCGCTGATTCTGGTGATCGTCGGCATTGCAGGTTTGCATTTCAGTCAGGAAATCATGAAGTAA
- a CDS encoding NADPH-dependent FMN reductase → MTTYRIAVLVGSIRSESLNRKLADALIRFAPPDFTFHHLKIDDLPLYNQDEEEHPPEAVQRLRREIREADGLLIATPEYNRSIPGVLKNAIDHGSRPWGHNAWAGKPAGIIGLSTSACGTALAQQHLRNILAVLDVPTMAQPEAFIQHRDDLFDADGGIGPGSRDFLQGWMDRFATWVRLHVGG, encoded by the coding sequence ATGACGACCTATCGTATTGCCGTGCTTGTCGGCAGCATCAGGAGCGAGTCGCTGAACCGCAAACTTGCCGATGCACTTATCCGGTTCGCACCACCCGATTTTACGTTTCATCACCTGAAGATCGACGACCTGCCTCTGTACAATCAGGATGAGGAAGAGCACCCGCCTGAAGCCGTGCAGCGCCTGCGCCGCGAGATTCGCGAGGCGGATGGCCTCTTGATCGCCACGCCCGAGTATAACCGCTCGATTCCCGGCGTGCTCAAAAACGCCATCGACCACGGCTCGCGTCCCTGGGGGCACAACGCCTGGGCGGGCAAGCCGGCAGGCATCATCGGTCTGTCAACGAGTGCTTGCGGTACGGCGCTGGCCCAGCAGCATTTGCGCAATATCCTCGCCGTGCTCGACGTCCCGACGATGGCGCAGCCAGAAGCCTTCATCCAGCATCGCGATGACCTCTTCGACGCCGACGGCGGCATCGGCCCCGGCAGCCGCGATTTTCTGCAGGGGTGGATGGATCGGTTTGCTACGTGGGTGAGGCTGCACGTGGGGGGATGA
- the proB gene encoding glutamate 5-kinase, translating into MSHHHPVYKRIVVKVGTNVITGRDGRLDPAILDSLTAQIAALAKDGVEVILVSSGAVGAGRGIVSLTGGLTPVEKRQVLAATGQIRLINAYNDRFEKHGMLGAQLLVTKGDFRDRQHYLNMRTCFEALLDQKIVPIVNENDAVAVTELMFTDNDELSGLIASMLQVDAHIILSNVDGLFDMQSEDNPVIEEIDPGSKNFSQYIRPGKSEFGRGGMLTKCNIAHKLSRLGITVHIANGTAPGILQTIVQGERVGTKFLAQKAKHSRKRWVAHSEGLEKGAVVINQGAIDALTSPERATSLLPIGITGVEGSFQRGDVIRICSEKREVIGYGMASCSAEKAKSAMGQKGHKPVIHYDHLYLVP; encoded by the coding sequence ATGAGTCACCACCACCCGGTTTATAAACGAATCGTCGTCAAGGTCGGCACGAACGTCATCACAGGCCGCGACGGCAGGCTCGACCCGGCCATCCTCGACAGCCTGACAGCGCAAATCGCAGCGCTGGCAAAGGACGGCGTGGAGGTGATTCTTGTCTCGTCGGGCGCTGTAGGCGCCGGCCGGGGCATCGTGTCGCTCACCGGCGGGCTCACTCCGGTCGAGAAGCGGCAGGTGCTCGCCGCCACCGGGCAGATCCGGCTCATCAACGCCTACAACGACCGCTTCGAAAAGCACGGAATGCTCGGCGCGCAACTCCTCGTCACCAAGGGCGATTTCCGCGACCGCCAGCACTACCTCAACATGCGCACCTGCTTCGAGGCGCTGCTCGATCAGAAAATCGTGCCCATTGTCAACGAGAACGATGCGGTGGCGGTCACTGAGCTGATGTTCACCGATAACGACGAACTCTCCGGGCTGATCGCCTCGATGTTGCAGGTCGATGCGCACATCATCCTCTCCAACGTAGACGGACTGTTCGACATGCAGAGCGAAGATAATCCGGTGATCGAGGAGATCGACCCCGGTTCGAAGAACTTCAGCCAGTACATCCGCCCCGGCAAATCGGAGTTCGGACGCGGCGGCATGCTCACCAAGTGTAACATCGCTCACAAGCTCTCGCGGCTCGGCATCACCGTGCACATCGCCAACGGCACCGCTCCCGGCATTTTGCAGACCATCGTGCAGGGCGAACGCGTCGGCACGAAATTCCTTGCCCAGAAAGCCAAGCACAGCCGCAAACGCTGGGTCGCCCACAGCGAAGGGTTGGAAAAAGGAGCCGTCGTCATCAATCAGGGCGCCATCGACGCCCTCACCTCCCCCGAACGTGCCACCAGCCTTCTACCCATCGGCATCACCGGAGTCGAAGGCTCATTCCAGCGCGGCGACGTCATCCGCATCTGCTCGGAGAAGCGCGAAGTCATCGGCTACGGCATGGCCTCCTGCTCCGCCGAAAAAGCCAAATCCGCGATGGGGCAGAAAGGCCACAAACCGGTAATTCACTACGACCACTTGTATCTGGTGCCGTAG
- a CDS encoding DUF4403 family protein → MKKALLITGFVLALLTGLGFWLYHSFTILKTKPPVPLTTEVELEQPSSLFNVPISIEHAVLANYLNGKIRGNFLNADLWLQKKHKEQISLALTRDENITISSNGQRLICTFPVSAEARLTDSRFGKFLAKLLVGPVRAKAVVTFSTPIALDRRWHLRTHFKIVEVKWEKEPVVKIGPFRKHIRADLDTLLSDNKRGLTALLDTEINKAASLSPTVRGVWRDLQKPIVLTRKPLPVWLRFHCEDISGKIALNRKAIVCNTRITTTMTVLTDTTAIRPPNRLPRFRQTPKDSISTISDVNFYAVAPFTSINQQLNDFFMNRSFHRSDYDVIVRSVNAYGSSRGLSVAIMTDHDLKGHVIMSGQPRYDVSTHTIGIDHFDYSIDTGNPIISTGELVMHDAIRDSIATRLNLQIGSIVDRLPTIITTAVSKAKAGRTIDLRIDSLAIRKCDIRVGRDNVYLLVNATAKNTIRIKRIKSGKAIRIHKKARKKRRDSANRQSGNYRSSMSQPCKSPISHGQAACQCVLSPIFRC, encoded by the coding sequence ATGAAAAAAGCCCTCCTCATCACCGGTTTCGTCCTCGCCCTTCTCACAGGGCTCGGCTTCTGGCTGTACCACAGCTTCACTATCCTCAAGACCAAGCCTCCCGTTCCCCTGACCACTGAGGTTGAGCTCGAACAGCCGTCATCGCTGTTCAACGTGCCAATCAGCATCGAACACGCGGTGCTGGCCAACTACCTGAACGGCAAGATTCGCGGCAACTTCCTGAACGCCGACCTGTGGCTGCAGAAAAAGCACAAAGAGCAGATCAGCCTCGCCCTGACCAGAGATGAGAACATCACCATCAGTTCGAACGGCCAGAGGCTGATCTGCACCTTTCCGGTCTCGGCGGAAGCGCGGCTCACCGACAGTCGCTTCGGCAAGTTTCTCGCCAAACTGCTGGTGGGGCCGGTGCGCGCCAAAGCGGTCGTCACCTTCTCGACGCCGATCGCACTCGACCGGCGCTGGCATCTCCGGACGCACTTCAAAATCGTGGAGGTCAAGTGGGAAAAGGAGCCGGTGGTAAAAATCGGGCCTTTCCGCAAGCACATCCGGGCAGACCTCGACACCCTGCTCAGCGACAACAAGCGCGGCCTGACCGCCTTGCTCGATACCGAAATCAACAAAGCGGCAAGCCTCTCGCCCACCGTCAGAGGCGTCTGGAGAGATTTGCAGAAGCCGATCGTGCTCACCCGCAAGCCGCTTCCCGTCTGGTTGCGTTTCCACTGCGAAGACATCAGCGGAAAAATCGCTCTGAACAGAAAAGCCATCGTCTGCAACACCCGGATCACGACAACCATGACAGTGCTGACCGACACGACAGCAATTCGACCACCAAACCGCCTGCCGCGCTTCCGCCAAACGCCCAAAGACAGCATCTCGACCATCTCCGATGTCAACTTCTACGCCGTGGCGCCGTTCACCAGCATCAACCAGCAGCTCAATGACTTCTTCATGAACCGGAGTTTCCACCGGTCGGATTATGACGTCATCGTACGGAGCGTCAACGCCTATGGCTCTTCGAGAGGGCTCTCGGTGGCCATCATGACCGACCACGACCTGAAAGGGCACGTCATCATGAGCGGGCAGCCACGCTATGACGTATCGACCCACACCATCGGCATCGACCATTTCGACTACTCTATCGACACCGGCAACCCGATCATCAGCACCGGGGAACTCGTCATGCACGACGCCATCCGCGACAGCATCGCCACAAGGCTGAACTTGCAGATCGGTTCGATCGTCGACCGCCTGCCGACAATCATCACCACTGCCGTCTCCAAAGCCAAAGCCGGCAGAACCATCGACCTGCGCATCGACAGCCTCGCCATTCGCAAATGCGATATCCGCGTCGGCAGGGATAACGTCTATCTTTTGGTCAACGCTACCGCGAAAAACACCATCCGCATCAAGCGGATCAAATCTGGCAAAGCCATAAGAATCCATAAAAAAGCAAGAAAAAAGCGTCGGGACTCTGCCAACAGGCAAAGCGGTAACTATCGAAGCAGTATGAGCCAACCCTGCAAATCACCCATCAGCCACGGGCAAGCCGCTTGTCAGTGCGTCCTCTCCCCTATTTTCCGTTGTTAA
- a CDS encoding C-GCAxxG-C-C family (seleno)protein, giving the protein MFAAFRQTEVLDEASALRLATVFGGGVAGSGGGMCGAVTGALMALSMRYGMGGIEELANKRKTYELGEQFIAEFEKRMGSCRCESILGLCIGEPESLQKARELKLFETVCVDAVATASDILEEMLGTEK; this is encoded by the coding sequence GTGTTTGCGGCTTTTCGGCAGACCGAGGTGCTGGACGAAGCGAGCGCTTTGCGGCTGGCGACGGTGTTCGGCGGCGGCGTGGCCGGGTCGGGCGGCGGGATGTGCGGCGCGGTGACGGGGGCGCTGATGGCGCTGTCGATGCGCTACGGCATGGGCGGTATCGAGGAACTGGCGAACAAGCGGAAAACCTACGAGCTTGGCGAGCAGTTCATCGCAGAGTTCGAGAAACGCATGGGTTCATGCCGTTGCGAATCGATCCTCGGCCTCTGCATCGGCGAGCCGGAAAGCCTGCAAAAAGCGCGAGAGCTGAAGCTCTTTGAAACCGTGTGCGTCGATGCCGTCGCCACGGCCTCGGACATTCTGGAGGAGATGCTGGGAACGGAGAAATGA